The following are encoded together in the Candidatus Methylacidiphilales bacterium genome:
- a CDS encoding zinc-ribbon domain-containing protein translates to MAQQISEKRQTAFTLGTGLIIVGGLLFASTFISFVARFGDFTNFEARTQSGMFRALGGIGLILVGGWVRGIGARGLAGSGVVLDPAQAREDLEPYSRMAGGMVKDALQETGLGQSKTPETIIKIKCLSCGALNPEDANFCHKCGKPLSLGTNA, encoded by the coding sequence ATGGCCCAGCAGATCTCCGAAAAACGCCAGACCGCCTTCACCCTCGGGACGGGATTGATCATCGTGGGAGGCCTTCTTTTTGCCTCCACCTTCATCTCCTTCGTGGCGCGATTCGGCGACTTCACCAACTTCGAGGCCCGGACCCAATCCGGAATGTTCCGCGCCTTGGGCGGCATCGGCCTGATCCTCGTGGGTGGATGGGTCCGGGGAATCGGCGCCCGTGGCCTGGCCGGTTCCGGGGTGGTCCTCGACCCGGCCCAAGCCCGCGAGGACCTCGAACCCTACAGCCGCATGGCCGGCGGCATGGTCAAAGATGCTTTGCAGGAAACAGGCTTAGGACAGTCCAAGACGCCTGAAACCATAATCAAAATCAAATGCCTCTCCTGCGGTGCCCTCAATCCGGAGGACGCCAACTTCTGCCACAAGTGCGGCAAACCCCTAAGTCTTGGAACCAATGCCTAA